Proteins from a genomic interval of Halopseudomonas litoralis:
- a CDS encoding sialidase family protein → MQRNSKFNRWRILAIPAVLGVFFTAWLLHPAYQMSDFSPFPTQNFEPSFVQQEADFQQGFASSDLDEFVHSPSVAALPAGDLMAVWFAGSREGAADVDIRAARFDAVSGSWGEERVLVTREMTRRAVGKPIRKLGNPVIAYSPDDRLWLFYVSVSVGGWAGSAVNVMVSDDLGENWSKPRQLVTTPFVNISTLVRAAPVFHQDGSIGLPVYHEFLGKFPEYLYMDARGRVVDKFRIADGTNSLQPTVVPLGGKRAVALLRDASEVGHVLATVTEDAGRTWKPEWAVAPWNPNASLAAVRSGHGSLLVAQNNLIDGRFSLSLDEATENLTEWSQVASLDASPDPQGKPFPRFKYEELIGEKFLSSSGVARRGLLAEYLREIDQRMCRDGMCDFQYEYPYMIRATDGRYHVVYAWNNSFIKHVAFNDAWVEAQL, encoded by the coding sequence ATGCAAAGGAATAGTAAATTCAATCGATGGCGGATCCTGGCGATTCCCGCTGTCCTGGGGGTGTTTTTCACCGCTTGGTTGTTACATCCGGCCTATCAGATGTCGGATTTTTCGCCTTTCCCCACTCAGAACTTCGAGCCATCCTTTGTGCAGCAGGAGGCGGACTTTCAACAGGGGTTCGCGTCATCGGACCTGGACGAGTTCGTGCACTCGCCCTCCGTTGCGGCCCTGCCCGCAGGCGATCTGATGGCGGTGTGGTTTGCCGGCTCCCGAGAGGGCGCAGCCGATGTCGATATCCGCGCTGCGCGGTTTGACGCGGTGAGCGGCAGCTGGGGCGAGGAGCGCGTGCTGGTGACGCGGGAAATGACCCGCCGCGCGGTGGGCAAACCCATCCGTAAACTGGGTAACCCGGTGATCGCTTATTCGCCGGATGACCGTTTGTGGCTGTTCTACGTGTCCGTCTCGGTAGGTGGCTGGGCGGGCAGCGCGGTGAATGTCATGGTGTCCGATGACCTCGGCGAAAACTGGTCCAAGCCGCGACAGCTGGTCACCACGCCCTTCGTCAATATAAGTACGCTGGTGCGTGCTGCGCCGGTGTTTCACCAGGATGGCTCGATCGGTTTGCCGGTATATCACGAATTTCTCGGCAAGTTTCCCGAGTATCTGTATATGGATGCGCGGGGCCGGGTGGTGGACAAGTTCCGCATTGCCGACGGCACCAATTCACTGCAGCCGACCGTGGTCCCTCTGGGCGGTAAGCGGGCCGTAGCCTTGCTGCGGGACGCGAGCGAGGTCGGGCATGTACTGGCTACCGTCACCGAGGATGCCGGACGTACCTGGAAGCCCGAATGGGCAGTCGCGCCATGGAATCCCAATGCCTCTCTGGCTGCAGTGCGTTCGGGTCATGGCAGCCTGCTGGTGGCGCAGAACAATCTGATCGATGGGCGCTTCAGTCTGAGCCTGGATGAGGCAACGGAAAACCTTACCGAATGGTCGCAGGTAGCCTCTCTTGATGCCTCACCAGACCCGCAAGGCAAGCCCTTCCCGCGGTTCAAGTACGAAGAATTGATTGGTGAAAAGTTTCTGTCGTCCAGTGGCGTGGCGCGCCGGGGTCTGCTGGCCGAATACCTGCGCGAGATCGATCAGCGCATGTGCCGGGATGGCATGTGCGACTTCCAGTATGAGTATCCCTATATGATTCGCGCCACCGATGGTCGTTACCACGTGGTCTACGCCTGGAACAACAGTTTCATCAAGCACGTGGCATTCAACGATGCCTGGGTGGAAGCGCAGCTATGA
- a CDS encoding lytic murein transglycosylase, which translates to MLNLPVRLNTPCRRFVAVAASLLALSACGENRLEASVQTGLRTVDAISEERSFNQWRDAFRDQALAAGIEPKLFDRAFQEIEPDPAVLKADGSQPEFARPVWEYLDGALSTQRQATGRIMLARHAGVLQQIEERYGVDRHILVAIWGLESNFGSNMGNRSVIRSLATLAHQGRRSNFAQTQLLAALEILQRGDTTVDDMTGSWAGAMGQTQFIPTTYNDHAVDFDGNGKRDIWHTEADALASAANYLRTSNWKTGTPWGTEVRLADGFDYALADMSIRKPLTEWSALGVTDALGRPLAANGDTDATLILPAGHRGPAFLIMNNFRSILRYNNSTSYALAISLLAERFQGQGQIYANWPTEDKPLSRTERLELQERLETHGYEPGSVDGIIGANTRQAIRRLQIALGWPADGYPDQQLLKALRQQTN; encoded by the coding sequence ATGCTCAACCTGCCCGTTCGCCTCAACACCCCATGCCGCCGTTTTGTCGCCGTTGCGGCCAGCCTCCTGGCGCTCTCCGCCTGCGGTGAAAACCGCTTGGAAGCGTCGGTTCAGACGGGGTTGAGAACAGTCGATGCGATCAGCGAGGAGCGCAGTTTCAACCAATGGCGCGACGCGTTTCGTGATCAGGCCCTGGCTGCAGGTATAGAGCCCAAGCTGTTTGATCGAGCTTTTCAGGAGATCGAACCTGACCCCGCTGTTCTGAAGGCCGACGGAAGCCAGCCTGAGTTCGCCCGTCCGGTCTGGGAATATCTGGACGGTGCCCTGTCTACACAACGGCAGGCGACGGGTCGCATCATGCTGGCCCGGCATGCCGGCGTTCTGCAGCAGATCGAAGAGCGCTATGGCGTGGATCGGCACATCCTGGTCGCTATCTGGGGGCTGGAAAGCAACTTCGGCAGTAATATGGGCAACCGCTCGGTGATCCGTTCGCTGGCTACCCTCGCCCACCAGGGGCGCCGCTCCAATTTCGCCCAGACCCAACTGCTGGCTGCACTGGAAATTCTGCAGCGGGGCGACACCACGGTGGACGACATGACCGGCTCCTGGGCCGGCGCCATGGGCCAGACCCAGTTCATTCCCACGACCTACAATGACCACGCGGTGGACTTCGACGGTAATGGCAAGCGGGATATCTGGCATACCGAGGCAGACGCGCTCGCTTCCGCTGCCAACTATCTCCGTACCTCCAACTGGAAAACCGGTACGCCCTGGGGTACGGAAGTCCGTCTGGCAGACGGGTTTGATTACGCACTGGCGGACATGTCCATCCGCAAACCCTTGACAGAATGGTCCGCGCTGGGTGTCACCGATGCGCTCGGCCGGCCACTGGCTGCCAATGGCGATACCGACGCCACGCTTATCCTGCCGGCCGGTCACCGCGGCCCCGCATTCCTGATCATGAACAATTTCCGCAGCATTCTGCGCTACAACAATTCCACCAGCTACGCCCTCGCCATCTCGCTGTTGGCGGAACGTTTCCAGGGCCAGGGCCAGATCTATGCCAACTGGCCAACTGAAGACAAACCGCTGTCCCGTACCGAACGGCTGGAACTGCAGGAGCGTCTTGAAACTCACGGTTACGAACCCGGCAGTGTCGATGGCATCATCGGGGCCAATACCCGCCAGGCAATACGTCGCCTGCAGATCGCCCTCGGCTGGCCGGCCGATGGCTACCCGGACCAACAGCTCCTGAAAGCACTGCGCCAGCAGACGAACTGA
- a CDS encoding TerC family protein: protein MFEWLADPTVWAGLLALIALEIVLGIDNLVFIAVLAEKLPPEQRDRARVLGLSLALIMRLALLMSIAWLVTLTSPLFHVQDHAVSARDLIMLAGGLFLLFKATMELHERLEGRIHTSAAKVAYSSFGVVVTQIVILDAVFSIDSVITAIGMADELAVMAIAMIVAMGVMLLASKRLTRFVNAHPTLIILCLGFLLMIGFSLVAEGVGLHIPKGYLYAAIGFSIMVEFFNQLARHNKQKWLDSGGSLRERTANNILRLLGKADSLPTSDAALEPDAGTQTPFLENERDMIRGVLSLADTNIKALMTPRRDVHALDLSNSFEQQRNQLLESPYSRLAVIRDGKQDEPVGIVQKKVLLSAMLRGETLNFEEYIEQPVVLFETQNAIKALEAFRHEGKQMAFVVDEFGTLEGIVSLTDILEAIAGELPEAEQGMDLTPSVVALEPGSYEVDASENLEEINRQLPEPLPRSSLYTTLAGLILNQLEHMPEQDELLTVDGWQIRILEIEHMRIARVELTWIAGSAASMAK, encoded by the coding sequence ATGTTTGAATGGTTGGCTGATCCGACTGTCTGGGCGGGCCTGCTTGCCCTGATTGCCCTCGAAATCGTTCTTGGCATCGATAACCTGGTATTCATCGCGGTACTGGCAGAGAAACTGCCGCCTGAACAGCGCGACCGGGCTCGCGTTCTCGGCCTGTCCCTGGCGCTGATCATGCGTCTGGCGCTGCTGATGAGTATCGCCTGGCTGGTAACTCTGACCAGTCCGCTGTTCCACGTCCAGGATCATGCGGTTTCTGCGCGCGACCTGATCATGCTTGCCGGCGGTCTGTTTCTGCTGTTCAAGGCTACCATGGAATTACATGAGCGCCTGGAAGGCCGGATACATACCAGCGCTGCCAAAGTGGCCTATTCCAGCTTCGGCGTGGTGGTTACCCAGATCGTGATTCTGGATGCGGTGTTCTCCATCGACTCCGTTATTACCGCCATTGGTATGGCTGACGAGTTGGCGGTGATGGCCATCGCCATGATCGTAGCCATGGGCGTCATGTTGCTTGCCAGCAAGCGCCTCACCCGCTTCGTCAACGCACACCCGACACTGATCATCCTGTGTCTGGGCTTTCTGCTGATGATCGGCTTCAGCCTGGTGGCCGAAGGTGTCGGACTGCACATACCCAAGGGCTATCTGTATGCCGCCATCGGTTTCTCGATCATGGTCGAGTTCTTCAACCAGCTGGCGCGACACAACAAGCAGAAGTGGCTGGATAGCGGTGGCAGCCTGCGCGAGCGTACGGCCAACAATATCCTCCGCCTGCTGGGCAAGGCCGACAGCCTGCCCACATCTGACGCGGCGCTCGAACCTGATGCAGGGACGCAAACCCCGTTTCTGGAGAATGAGCGCGATATGATTCGCGGTGTGCTGAGCCTGGCGGATACCAATATCAAGGCGCTGATGACGCCCCGCCGCGATGTGCATGCGCTGGATCTGAGCAATAGCTTCGAACAGCAGCGCAACCAGTTGCTGGAATCGCCCTACTCGCGTCTTGCGGTAATTCGCGACGGCAAGCAGGATGAGCCCGTGGGCATAGTGCAGAAGAAGGTACTGCTGAGCGCCATGCTGCGCGGCGAGACGCTGAACTTCGAGGAGTACATCGAACAGCCAGTGGTATTGTTCGAGACACAGAATGCAATCAAGGCGCTGGAAGCCTTCCGTCATGAAGGTAAACAGATGGCCTTTGTGGTGGATGAGTTCGGCACCCTGGAAGGTATTGTCAGCCTGACGGATATCCTGGAGGCCATCGCCGGCGAATTGCCGGAAGCCGAACAAGGCATGGATCTGACGCCCAGCGTGGTGGCTCTGGAACCGGGCAGCTACGAGGTTGATGCCAGTGAAAACCTGGAAGAGATCAACCGCCAGCTACCCGAACCTCTGCCCCGCAGCTCGCTGTACACCACCCTCGCCGGATTGATTCTGAACCAGCTAGAGCATATGCCCGAACAGGATGAGCTGCTGACCGTGGACGGCTGGCAGATCCGTATTCTGGAGATCGAGCACATGCGTATTGCCCGGGTCGAGCTGACCTGGATAGCAGGAAGCGCGGCGTCAATGGCAAAGTAA
- the lipA gene encoding lipoyl synthase produces MSDSTPTHVASGEKFRNAQGIAAIKDGQKRRAAAEPQVFEPKPKWLRVKAPAGDRFEAVKRNVSEHRLSTVCQESHCPNMGECWSNGTATIMLMGSVCTRACRFCAVDTGNPNGWLDHEEPENTAKSVELMALRYIVLTSVDRDDLDDGGAAHYAACVRAIKQRTPQVVVEALTPDFDADLTAVELVVDSGLQVFAQNVETVERLTHEVRDPRAGYGKTLKVLEHAKRHRPDVLTKTSLMVGLGETDEEILQTFDELRAIGVDIVTLGQYLQPTRNHLPVKRWVTPEEFNNYREIGLAKGFMEVASGPLVRSSYRADRVFEKNNLGLAAPAPVPGQAVNESLIPALNLK; encoded by the coding sequence ATGTCTGACAGCACGCCAACCCACGTTGCCAGTGGTGAAAAATTCCGCAATGCCCAGGGTATTGCGGCGATCAAGGACGGCCAGAAGCGCCGCGCCGCCGCCGAACCCCAGGTCTTTGAACCCAAGCCCAAGTGGCTGCGCGTCAAAGCGCCCGCGGGCGACCGCTTCGAGGCGGTCAAGCGCAACGTCTCCGAGCACCGGCTGAGCACTGTCTGTCAGGAATCGCACTGCCCGAACATGGGTGAATGCTGGTCCAATGGCACCGCCACCATCATGCTCATGGGCTCGGTGTGCACCCGCGCCTGCCGCTTCTGCGCAGTGGATACCGGCAACCCCAACGGTTGGCTGGATCATGAAGAGCCGGAAAACACCGCCAAATCAGTCGAGCTCATGGCCCTGCGTTACATCGTGCTGACGTCGGTTGACCGTGATGATCTGGACGACGGCGGCGCTGCCCATTATGCAGCCTGCGTACGCGCTATCAAGCAGCGCACCCCGCAGGTGGTGGTGGAAGCACTCACACCGGATTTCGATGCCGATCTGACTGCGGTCGAGCTGGTTGTCGACTCCGGGCTGCAAGTCTTCGCGCAGAACGTCGAGACCGTCGAGCGGCTGACCCATGAGGTTCGTGATCCGCGTGCGGGCTACGGCAAGACGCTGAAGGTGCTGGAACACGCCAAACGTCACCGCCCTGACGTACTGACCAAAACCAGTCTGATGGTCGGGTTGGGTGAAACCGATGAAGAGATACTGCAGACCTTTGATGAGCTGCGCGCCATCGGTGTGGACATCGTCACTCTCGGACAATACCTGCAACCGACTCGCAACCACCTGCCGGTTAAACGCTGGGTCACCCCGGAAGAATTCAACAACTATCGGGAAATCGGTCTGGCCAAGGGCTTCATGGAAGTAGCCTCCGGCCCGCTGGTACGCTCCAGCTATCGCGCCGATCGAGTGTTCGAGAAGAACAACCTGGGCCTGGCCGCGCCTGCGCCGGTACCGGGCCAGGCAGTCAATGAGAGCCTGATCCCGGCCCTCAACCTCAAGTAA
- the lipB gene encoding lipoyl(octanoyl) transferase LipB: protein MPELIVRQLGLVEYQPTLDAMRTLTAERDADTPDEIWLLQHPPVFTQGQAGKAEHLLAPGDIPVVQAERGGQVTYHGPGQLVGYLMLDLRRLGLGVRELVTVMEQSLIEVLASYGVTAAPKADAPGVYVDGAKIASLGLRVRRGCSFHGLALNVDMNMQPFQRINPCGYSGLRMVQLSELTSEQVIIEGVAQRLEQTLRQRLGYTL, encoded by the coding sequence ATGCCGGAGCTGATTGTCAGGCAGCTGGGGTTGGTCGAGTATCAGCCCACACTGGACGCCATGCGCACGCTGACCGCTGAGCGGGACGCCGACACGCCTGATGAGATCTGGCTGTTGCAGCACCCGCCGGTATTCACCCAGGGGCAGGCCGGTAAGGCCGAGCATCTGCTGGCGCCGGGTGATATTCCGGTGGTTCAGGCCGAGCGTGGAGGGCAGGTGACATATCATGGCCCCGGTCAACTGGTGGGTTATCTGATGCTGGATCTGCGCCGTCTGGGGCTGGGCGTCAGAGAGCTGGTCACGGTCATGGAGCAGAGTCTGATTGAGGTGTTGGCGAGCTATGGCGTGACAGCGGCGCCGAAAGCGGATGCGCCCGGTGTTTATGTGGACGGTGCGAAGATTGCTTCACTGGGATTGCGCGTGCGCCGTGGTTGCTCGTTTCACGGCCTGGCGCTGAATGTGGATATGAATATGCAGCCGTTTCAGCGCATCAATCCGTGCGGCTACAGCGGCCTGAGAATGGTTCAGCTCAGCGAACTGACGTCGGAGCAGGTCATCATTGAGGGCGTGGCGCAGCGTCTTGAGCAGACCTTGCGTCAGCGGTTGGGTTATACGTTATAG
- a CDS encoding HP0495 family protein — translation MSDKTPEMPKIEFPCQYPIKIICSSGDGVVEQVLAVVRQHDTALDADKLVVQDSKNGRFQSLRLVMHATGEEQLKQLHADLKATGHVHMVL, via the coding sequence ATGAGCGACAAGACCCCCGAGATGCCCAAAATCGAGTTTCCCTGTCAGTACCCGATCAAGATCATCTGCAGTAGCGGTGATGGTGTCGTCGAGCAGGTACTGGCTGTGGTCAGGCAACACGATACCGCGCTGGACGCCGACAAGCTGGTAGTCCAGGACAGCAAGAATGGCCGTTTCCAGTCCCTGCGTCTGGTAATGCACGCCACCGGTGAGGAGCAGCTGAAACAGCTGCATGCCGATCTCAAGGCTACCGGTCATGTGCACATGGTGCTGTGA
- a CDS encoding D-alanyl-D-alanine carboxypeptidase family protein: MFRKLIHTLLVSSTVLFASVAIAQTPQPQPQASAPLMPPAPTLAASSYLLIDANSGKVLVEHNADEPLPPASLTKMMTSYIASIEILRGQLKEDDLVLVSEKAWRMGGSKMFIEVGNQVPVIDLLRGIIIQSGNDASVAMAEHIAGSEDSFADLMNSHAKRLGMVNTHFENASGMPAEGHLSSARDMAIMAKAIINDDPEHYKLYKEKEYVWNDIRQPNRNLMLWRDKSVDGLKTGHTEEAGYCLVASAERDDMRLITVVMGTASEQARASETQKLLTWGFRFFETRTFYQPGQVVSSARVWAGQADQVDAGLAEGLVLTLPKGQADKLEAGVTLNPVIKAPIAAGDVLGQVEVKLGEEVVHTAPLVALADVEQAGLFGRLWDSIRLFFYGLFN; the protein is encoded by the coding sequence ATGTTTAGAAAACTGATTCACACCCTGCTTGTTTCCAGCACTGTGCTGTTTGCCTCCGTGGCCATCGCTCAGACTCCCCAACCGCAGCCTCAGGCCAGCGCACCGCTGATGCCACCAGCGCCAACCCTGGCCGCGTCCAGCTATCTGCTGATCGATGCGAACAGTGGCAAGGTGCTGGTCGAGCACAATGCGGATGAGCCGTTGCCGCCCGCCAGTCTGACCAAGATGATGACCAGCTACATCGCCAGCATTGAGATACTGCGCGGTCAGTTGAAGGAAGACGACCTGGTGCTGGTCAGCGAGAAGGCCTGGCGCATGGGTGGCTCGAAGATGTTCATCGAGGTGGGCAACCAGGTGCCGGTGATCGACCTGCTGCGCGGCATCATCATCCAGTCGGGTAACGATGCCAGTGTTGCCATGGCTGAACACATTGCCGGGAGCGAAGACTCTTTCGCCGACCTGATGAATAGCCACGCCAAGCGTCTGGGCATGGTCAACACGCATTTCGAGAATGCCTCGGGCATGCCCGCCGAAGGTCACCTGTCCAGTGCCAGAGACATGGCGATCATGGCCAAGGCGATCATCAATGATGATCCGGAACACTATAAGCTGTACAAGGAAAAGGAATACGTCTGGAACGATATCCGTCAGCCCAACCGCAATCTCATGCTGTGGCGCGACAAGTCGGTGGATGGTCTGAAGACCGGTCATACCGAGGAAGCAGGTTACTGCCTGGTGGCATCGGCCGAGCGTGACGACATGCGCTTGATCACCGTGGTCATGGGTACCGCCAGCGAGCAGGCACGTGCCTCCGAAACGCAGAAGCTGCTGACCTGGGGCTTCCGCTTCTTCGAGACCCGCACCTTCTACCAGCCGGGCCAGGTAGTATCCTCGGCGCGCGTCTGGGCTGGTCAGGCCGATCAGGTGGATGCCGGTCTGGCAGAAGGACTGGTGTTGACCCTGCCCAAAGGCCAGGCCGACAAGCTGGAAGCCGGCGTGACCTTGAACCCGGTGATCAAGGCGCCGATCGCTGCTGGCGACGTGCTGGGTCAGGTTGAAGTCAAACTCGGCGAAGAGGTGGTGCATACCGCGCCGTTGGTGGCCTTGGCGGATGTTGAGCAGGCCGGTCTGTTTGGTCGGTTGTGGGACAGCATTCGTCTGTTCTTCTACGGACTGTTCAATTGA
- a CDS encoding septal ring lytic transglycosylase RlpA family protein: protein MNTPLRNRWGTAAVCLLLALLTACSSSSVKQGTATPASKPRPAQDGAPDYFRDVSQIPDAIPTPHTGVYKNSPYRVLGRHYNPMKDGRNYRESGLASWYGTKFHDQLTANGESYDLYGMTAAHKTLPLPTYVQVTNLDNQRSIIVRVNDRGPFHSDRIIDLSYAGAVKLGFAEKGVARVKVEGIDPVVWQQQNNPGYLVKAQPPASTPAPAAVTPPPAVGGGLYLQMGAFASTQAAEQLRRQLQSMVSAPVFVSPVQLNSNTLHRVRLGPVESHDEAEKLMETLRLANLGTPALVGAN, encoded by the coding sequence ATGAACACGCCATTGCGCAACCGTTGGGGCACTGCAGCAGTCTGCCTGCTGTTGGCATTGCTGACCGCCTGCTCTTCGTCTTCGGTCAAGCAGGGCACGGCCACTCCGGCGAGCAAGCCGCGCCCGGCGCAGGACGGGGCACCTGATTATTTTCGGGATGTGTCGCAGATTCCGGATGCGATACCGACTCCGCACACCGGGGTGTACAAGAATTCACCCTACCGGGTGCTGGGGCGCCACTATAATCCGATGAAGGATGGTCGCAATTATCGGGAGTCGGGTCTGGCGTCCTGGTATGGCACCAAATTCCATGACCAGCTGACGGCTAACGGCGAATCCTACGACCTGTACGGCATGACCGCGGCGCACAAGACCTTGCCGCTGCCGACCTATGTACAGGTGACCAATCTGGATAACCAACGCAGCATCATCGTGCGGGTAAACGACCGCGGACCTTTCCACTCCGATCGCATCATCGATCTGTCCTATGCCGGCGCCGTCAAGCTGGGCTTTGCCGAGAAGGGCGTGGCGCGCGTCAAGGTGGAGGGGATTGATCCGGTGGTCTGGCAGCAACAGAATAATCCGGGCTATCTGGTAAAGGCGCAACCGCCGGCATCGACGCCGGCGCCGGCTGCTGTCACTCCGCCGCCGGCAGTGGGCGGCGGGCTATATCTGCAGATGGGCGCTTTTGCCTCCACGCAGGCGGCCGAGCAATTGCGCCGCCAGTTGCAGAGCATGGTCAGTGCTCCGGTATTCGTCAGTCCGGTACAGCTGAATTCGAACACGCTGCATCGGGTGCGACTCGGCCCGGTGGAAAGTCATGACGAGGCTGAAAAATTGATGGAAACACTGCGCCTGGCCAACCTCGGTACCCCGGCCCTGGTCGGTGCCAACTAG
- the mltB gene encoding lytic murein transglycosylase B: MIDRVSGWLRNNALVSLLAVGFSPALMAAGPYTNEHPAVDPFVEEMRREYGFNPEHVRRLLAQAERKESILEAIARPAERVRPWHEYRKIFITDKRVKEGVVFWDKHAEALAKAEEVYGVEPEVILAILGVETFYGGNKGSHRVIDALTTLGFDYPPRADFFRGQLKAFLVLTREQQVNPLELTGSYAGAMGYPQFIPSSYQAFAVDFDDDGVTDIWNNPVDAIGSAANYFAEHKWQHGAGVAVAADVSGDTYSQGFTLDRGLEAKISVAELKKLGWTPKQELDDATEVMAFEFDAGDHKQYWLGLNNLHVITRYNRSVMYAMVVHQLADLIRQARDQ, from the coding sequence ATGATTGATCGCGTTTCAGGCTGGTTGCGCAATAATGCGCTGGTTTCTCTGCTGGCGGTCGGGTTCAGCCCCGCACTGATGGCTGCTGGCCCCTATACCAACGAGCATCCGGCGGTGGATCCCTTCGTTGAAGAGATGCGCAGGGAGTATGGTTTCAACCCCGAGCATGTGCGCCGGCTGCTGGCACAGGCCGAACGCAAGGAATCCATTCTCGAGGCTATTGCCCGGCCCGCTGAGCGGGTGCGCCCATGGCATGAGTACCGCAAGATATTCATTACCGACAAGCGGGTGAAGGAGGGCGTGGTGTTCTGGGACAAGCACGCCGAGGCGCTGGCCAAGGCCGAAGAAGTGTATGGCGTCGAACCGGAAGTCATCCTGGCGATCCTCGGCGTGGAGACCTTCTACGGTGGTAACAAGGGCAGTCACCGGGTTATCGACGCGCTGACCACCCTGGGCTTCGATTACCCGCCGCGTGCCGATTTCTTCCGCGGCCAGCTCAAGGCGTTTCTGGTGCTGACCCGTGAACAGCAGGTCAATCCACTGGAGCTGACCGGCTCCTATGCCGGGGCCATGGGCTATCCGCAGTTCATACCGAGCAGCTATCAGGCTTTCGCCGTCGACTTTGATGATGATGGCGTGACCGATATCTGGAATAACCCAGTCGATGCGATCGGCAGCGCCGCCAATTATTTCGCCGAGCACAAATGGCAGCATGGCGCTGGCGTGGCCGTTGCCGCCGATGTGTCAGGTGATACCTACAGCCAGGGTTTCACCCTGGACCGAGGGCTGGAAGCCAAGATCAGCGTCGCCGAGTTGAAAAAACTGGGGTGGACGCCGAAACAGGAGTTGGATGATGCTACCGAGGTGATGGCTTTCGAATTCGATGCCGGCGACCATAAGCAATACTGGCTGGGCCTGAATAATCTGCATGTCATTACCCGGTACAATCGCAGCGTCATGTACGCTATGGTCGTGCATCAGTTGGCCGACCTGATAAGGCAAGCGAGGGATCAATGA
- the rodA gene encoding rod shape-determining protein RodA, with amino-acid sequence MKPLASISSPNPKGLRREPWWMRLHLDPWLLLLILVLAGVASFVLYSASSKSMAMVYRQGAHYAVGLAAMICVAQFQPRFMERWLPPAYLVSVLLLVAVLLVGSEAKGAQRWISIPGLITFQPSEIMKLVMPMSVAWYLGRREMPPRFKHVCACLLIILLPVVLILQQPDLGTTLLIAASGIFGLLLAGLRWRYILGALALLGPTAAAMWFFVMHSYQKQRVLTFLNPESDPLGAGWNIIQSKAAIGSGGVFGKGWLQGTQSHLDFLPEGHTDFIIAVLAEEFGLVGVALLLFVYLLIVARGLYITHHAQESFSKLLAGSITLTFFVYVFVNIGMVSGLLPVVGVPLPLISYGGTSLITLLTGFGILMSVHTHRKWMTQG; translated from the coding sequence CCGCTGGCCAGTATCTCTTCGCCCAATCCCAAGGGGCTGCGCCGCGAACCCTGGTGGATGCGGCTGCACCTCGACCCCTGGCTGTTGCTGTTGATTCTGGTCCTGGCTGGCGTAGCCAGCTTTGTGCTCTATTCTGCCAGCAGCAAAAGCATGGCCATGGTCTACCGTCAGGGTGCACATTACGCGGTCGGGCTGGCAGCGATGATATGTGTCGCCCAGTTCCAGCCGCGTTTCATGGAACGCTGGCTGCCACCGGCCTATCTGGTATCCGTGCTGCTGTTGGTGGCGGTATTGCTGGTCGGCAGTGAGGCCAAGGGGGCTCAGCGCTGGATCAGCATTCCCGGGCTGATTACCTTTCAGCCGTCGGAAATCATGAAACTGGTGATGCCGATGAGTGTGGCCTGGTACCTGGGGCGCAGGGAGATGCCGCCGCGCTTCAAGCATGTGTGTGCCTGCCTGTTGATCATCCTGTTGCCGGTGGTGCTGATTCTCCAGCAGCCGGATCTGGGAACAACCCTGCTGATTGCCGCCTCGGGTATTTTTGGCTTGCTGCTGGCCGGGTTGCGCTGGCGTTATATTCTCGGCGCACTGGCATTGCTGGGGCCGACCGCCGCGGCGATGTGGTTCTTCGTCATGCATTCCTATCAGAAGCAGCGCGTACTGACCTTTCTCAATCCGGAAAGCGACCCCTTGGGTGCGGGCTGGAATATCATCCAGTCCAAGGCGGCGATCGGCTCGGGTGGGGTATTCGGCAAAGGGTGGTTGCAGGGTACTCAGTCGCACCTGGATTTTCTGCCCGAAGGGCACACCGACTTCATCATTGCCGTTCTCGCCGAGGAGTTCGGGCTGGTCGGCGTGGCTCTGCTGCTGTTTGTCTATCTGCTGATCGTCGCCCGTGGGTTGTATATCACCCATCACGCCCAGGAAAGCTTCAGCAAGTTGCTGGCGGGCAGCATTACGCTGACGTTTTTTGTCTACGTATTCGTTAATATCGGCATGGTCAGCGGGCTGCTGCCGGTGGTCGGCGTACCTTTGCCGCTCATCAGCTACGGCGGCACTTCGTTGATTACATTGTTGACTGGCTTTGGCATCCTGATGTCCGTTCACACGCACCGCAAGTGGATGACGCAGGGATGA